One window of Triplophysa rosa linkage group LG8, Trosa_1v2, whole genome shotgun sequence genomic DNA carries:
- the LOC130557849 gene encoding uncharacterized protein LOC130557849: MLPLGDIIKRHGVSFHCYADDTQLYISSKPHETQQFHRIMECIVDIKNWMSNNFLLLNSDKTEVLLIGPKTAISNNQEYCLTIDGCSIKPSSSAKNLGVLFDSNLSFESHVANTCKIAFFHLKNISKLRHMLSISDAEKLIHAFMTSRLDYCNALLGGCPAGLLQKLQLVQNAAARVLTRTKKYEHISPVLSTLHWLPIKHRVNFKILLITYKALHGLAPQYLNELLLYYSPSRALRSQASCQLVIPRISKSSAGGRSFSYLAPKLWNSLPCTVREADTLCQFKSRLKTHLFNLAYTTLP; encoded by the coding sequence atgctacctctaggagatataataaagcgacacggagttagctttcactgttatgctgatgatactcaactttatatttcctcgaagcctcatgaaacacagcagttccatcgaataatggaatgcatagtcgatataaaaaactggatgagtaacaactttttattactgaactcggacaaaacggaagtgttacttattggaccgaaaactgctataagtaacaaccaagaatactgtttaactattgacggatgttccataaaaccctcgtcgtcagcaaagaatcttggcgttctattcgatagtaatctgtcatttgagagccacgtcgccaacacctgtaaaattgcgtttttccatcttaagaatatatctaaactacgtcatatgctgtcaatctcagatgcagagaagttaattcatgcattcatgacatcaagactagattactgtaatgcactgttaggtggttgccctgcaggcttattacaaaaactccaattggtccaaaacgcggcagctcgagttcttacacgtacaaaaaagtatgaacatattagcccggttctgtcaaccttgcactggttacctataaagcatcgcgttaactttaaaatcttgcttattacctataaagccttacatggtttagctcctcagtacttgaatgaactccttttgtattacagtccttcacgtgcattacgctctcaggcgtcctgtcagttggtaatacctagaatttcaaaatcaagtgcaggtggtagatccttttcctatctagcgcctaaactttggaatagtcttccctgcactgtccgggaggcagacacactctgtcagtttaaatctagactaaagacgcatctttttaatcttgcatacactactcttccataa
- the LOC130557847 gene encoding zinc finger BED domain-containing protein 4-like — protein sequence MSAVWKHFKVSEKDAKFAVCSHCPAELSRGGTSAKTYSTSSLIQHLKSRHPDQHAEYEKDAAAASAAKRKVLSPTPTPSVVDFLEKTKRFASDSAKAKGITKKIMEFIALDDQPFSIVEDVGFGRLIDFIEPRYTMPSRRYFSDVCLPEMYNVVSTQVHELLATDITALSFTTDIWSSDVSPTSMLSLTAQWIDKDFKLRKVVLHSQEFRGSHTAAVISNAFSKMFDTWHIDRSKVHAVVSDNARNVTKAMEESGLKGIRCTAHTIQLAVHDGLLSQRSIADVIAIGRKMIGHFKHSPLAYTHLQSVQEQFGMPPKRLQQDVSTRWNSTYYMLESLFAQKRVLAAYLADHELPATFTAYHWVLIENVLSLLAPFEQITKEISSSDSSVADVIPLLAALKRLLNKEAETDHGVKTTKSALLEAVSTRFSQVESEPLYCIATVLDPRYKDNYFDVGKKQRTREMIQAELEPLGDVDGQGTHSAGEAGNNTDRKRARTTDEPHTSSLSDMFEEILQENIPNVLQRTSSTAQQLDCYLSDVPIPRSNNPLEYWRNNQSRFPDLAQMARRYLSAPSTSTDSERLFSAASHIIDEKRNRLSCEKAEKLLFIKKNLPLFLKK from the exons ATGTCGGCAGTGTGGAAACACTTTAAAGTGTCTGAAAAAGACGCAAAATTTGCTGTGTGTAGTCACTGTCCTGCAGAATTGTCTAGAGGGGGTACATCTGCAAAAACCTACAGCACTTCAAGTTTGATTCAACATTTAAAATCAAGACACCCCGATCAGCATGCAGAGTATGAGAAAGACGCGGCAGCGGCATCAGCAGCGAAAAGGAAAGTTCTTTCCCCCACACCCACTCCATCTGTAGTTGATTTTTTAGAAAAGACCAAGAGGTTTGCCAGCGATAGTGCCAAAGCTAAAGGAATTACTAAAAAGATAATGGAATTTATCGCATTGGATGATCAGCCATTCTCCATAGTAGAGGATGTTGGATTTGGCAGGCTCATTGATTTTATTGAGCCCCGTTACACCATGCCTAGCAGACGGTATTTCTCAGACGTGTGCTTACCTGAGATGTATAACGTCGTTTCAACTCAGGTACACGAGCTCTTGGCTACAGATATTACAGCACTCAGTTTCacaactgatatatggagctcGGATGTAAGCCCCACCAGCATGCTGAGTTTAACCGCACAGTGGATTGACAAAGATTTTAAGCTACGAAAGGTTGTGCTTCACTCACAAGAGTTCAGGGGGTCCCATACAGCTGCAGTTATCTCTAATGCATTCAGCAAGATGTTTGACACTTGGCATATAGACCGATCTAAAGTGCATGCGGTAGTCAGTGACAACGCAAGAAATGTGACCAAAGCCATGGAGGAAAGCGGTCTGAAAGGGATACGCTGCACGGCACACACAATTCAACTAGCAGTTCACGATGGATTGTTGAGTCAGCGCAGTATAGCGGATGTGATAGCGATTGGCAGAAAAATGATTGGTCACTTTAAGCATTCTCCGCTTGCTTACACGCACCTACAATCTGTCCAAGAGCAGTTCGGAATGCCACCAAAACGTCTCCAACAAGATGTAAGCACTAGGTGGAACAGTACATATTATATGCTGGAGAGCCTTTTTGCGCAAAAGCGAGTCCTGGCTGCATACCTAGCAGATCATGAACTGCCTGCGACTTTCACAGCATACCATTGGGTGTTAATAGAGAACGTGCTCTCTCTTCTGGCCCCATTTGAGCAGATAACAAAGGAGATAAGCTCATCTGATTCATCTGTGGCAGATGTTATCCCCTTACTGGCAGCACTGAAGCGTCTTCTAAACAAAGAGGCTGAAACGGACCACGGAGTGAAAACAACTAAAAGTGCACTGTTAGAGGCTGTCTCCACACGATTTAGTCAGGTGGAGTCCGAACCCCTGTACTGCATTGCAACTGTGCTTGATCCTCGTTATAAAGATAACTATTTTGATGTGGGAAAAAAGCAGCGCACACGAGAAATGATACAAGCAGAGCTGGAGCCGCTCGGTGACGTAGACGGTCAGGGGACGCACAGCGCAGGAGAAGCGGGAAACAACACGGACAGAAAACGGGCCCGTACTACAGATGAGCCGCACACATCATCGCTGTCCGACATGTTTGAAGAGATCCTCCAAGAAAATATCCCGAATGTACTACAGAGGACCAGCTCAACCGCGCAGCAGTTAGATTGTTATCTCTCAGACGTCCCCATCCCCAGGAGCAATAACCCTCTAGAATATTGGAGGAACAATCAAAGCCGCTTTCCCGACCTGGCACAGATGGCACGCAG GTACTTGTCTGCTCCATCTACAAGTACTGACAGTGAGAGACTGTTTAGCGCTGCATCTCATATAATTGATGAAAAGAGGAACCGACTTTCGTGTGAAAAAGCAGAGAAACTCCTTTTCATCAAAAAGAACCTGCCACTTTTCCTTAAAAAATAG